The Fragaria vesca subsp. vesca linkage group LG2, FraVesHawaii_1.0, whole genome shotgun sequence genome includes a window with the following:
- the LOC101311056 gene encoding AP-1 complex subunit sigma-1-like codes for MIQFVLLISRQGKVRLTKWYSPYTQKERTKVIPCINHLRRVFGSVLRELSGVILARGPKLCNFVEWREYKVVYKRYASLYFCMCIDQDDNELEVLEIIHHFVEILDRYFGSVCELDLIFNFHKAYYILDELLIAGELQESSKKTIARLIAAQDSLVETAKEQASSLSNMIAQATK; via the exons ATG ATTCAGTTTGTGCTTCTGATAAGTAGGCAAGGCAAAGTTAGGTTGACTAAATGGTACTCGCCGTACACCCAAAAGGAAAGAACTAAGGTAATTCCTTGCATAAATCATCTACGTCGTGTTTTCGGTTCG GTGCTTCGTGAGCTCAGTGGAGTGATCCTTGCAAGGGGTCCCAAGCTCTGCAATTTTGTGGAGTGGAGAGAATACAAAGTTGTTTATAAGAG ATATGCGAGTCTGTATTTCTGTATGTGTATTGATCAAGATGATAATGAGCTAGAGGTCCTTGAGATCATACATCATTTTGTCGAAATTCTTGACCGATACTTTGGCAGT GTGTGTGAATTGGATTTGATCTTTAACTTCCACAAG GCCTACTATATACTGGATGAACTTTTGATTGCTGGTGAACTTCAAGAGTCGAGCAAGAAAACGATTGCACGGTTGATAGCAGCACAG GATTCTCTGGTGGAGACTGCAAAAGAGCAGGCTAGTTCATTAAGTAATATGATTGCACAGGCCACCAAGTAA
- the LOC101314435 gene encoding RING-H2 finger protein ATL18-like, which yields MICLMVSQSGLTMATILFYTCFWIPFMQFKKALAGIISDVLFLSDILKPEDHTACCNLDQLSLPVARFQDLQGYCSTERSGQDSHEAETCSVCLVEFEDEDVVSQLSKCGHVFHMDCIEKWMERNNFTCPLCRSLFFNVNTCHVKCDVDFLPHSWQY from the coding sequence ATGATATGTCTAATGGTTTCTCAGTCGGGTTTGACTATGGCCACCATTTTATTCTACACCTGCTTTTGGATCCCATTCATGCAGTTCAAAAAAGCTCTAGCTGGTATAATTAGTGACGTTCTATTTCTCAGTGATATTTTGAAGCCAGAGGATCACACTGCTTGCTGCAATCTAGACCAGCTGAGTCTTCCTGTGGCTAGATTCCAGGACTTGCAGGGTTATTGTAGTACCGAAAGGAGTGGACAGGACTCGCACGAGGCTGAAACCTGCTCAGTCTGCTTGGTGGAGTTTGAGGATGAAGATGTGGTGAGCCAATTGTCCAAGTGTGGCCATGTTTTCCATATGGATTGCATCGAGAAGTGGATGGAGAGAAACAACTTCACTTGTCCACTTTGTAGGTCATTGTTCTTCAATGTGAATACTTGTCATGTAAAATGTGATGTGGATTTTCTTCCACATTCTTGGCAATATTAA